The Dioscorea cayenensis subsp. rotundata cultivar TDr96_F1 chromosome 8, TDr96_F1_v2_PseudoChromosome.rev07_lg8_w22 25.fasta, whole genome shotgun sequence genome segment aatggaaaaacataaaatgggATCACAgagaatttaatttttcatgaataAGTGAGCCTGAGAATTCCATTGGTGTGTGGCACACAAACCACTGGATTTATATGGGGTTTTTCTTGAAATTCTAAGTTAACTAATCTATTTTGGATAATTGAAACTCAATAAGTTATCACAAAAAACATATGGTGAAaggataattaattaacaatgaaaaatgatgaataatTCTTTACTAGAGTGCTGGACTGTACACTAGCTGGAGATGGATGGTACTATCTTTGTTTGTGGCTACCAAAGATGCAATTCCAATGGCTCATCTCAAGTATTAGATTTCCTGCCCCTGTGATCAGCAAATGGCAGAGAGCTTACCACCAAGGAAATGGTGAGGGGTTATGGTGAGATTGTATCTTGATATTACGGCTCTCCAGCTGGGAGCAACACCATCACAGGGGTGAAAACTCTGGAACAAGATTATGCCATAACTTCAGAAGCAACACGAGCCTCAAGAAAACAGAATAAAAGATTGATATTCTCAACGGCAGTTTAGTCTTTTCCTTATTCAGGAGTGCCCAATTTACCCAGTTGGTGGTGATTGAAAATCCCTCCCACACTACCCTCCCATTCCCTCCACACTACTCTCCCACTCCCATTGATGCATACCCAAACAACTCTTTACACCCAATCCCTCCTCACTCCCACTCCACTCTTGACAACCAAACatatccttagttctttatcactcaaagataaataaacaaacaaataaataaataaaagaaataaagaaagaactTGGCAGAATATGCGATGGTCAACCAATCTAACCCACATATGCAAGTGCCTGTAAAATGGATGGAAATATTTCCAAATACAACTCTTCTCCAAAAAGTTAAGGGTCAACTTAAAGAAAAGAGAGCCAATAGCTAATTTTTAAGCATACAAATAACACAACCTATTAAGAACTATAAGGCTCAGCATGGAGATATGATTTAAGGTACCAAGCATGCACTTTGCAGAGCAAGGTATATGTCTTAGGTAAAGGTCTTCCCAAAAGCATACAGttagttttaacattgaattagATTACCTTGAACCTCGACAACACAAGAGACACTACTAATACACTGCTAATGGCACCACCTTTATTTACACCAATGCACGTCATCTTCTAAGTCATGCTTATATACTTCCTATCGCTCTGCCATGTTATTCCCTGGTCAACCCTCTATAAGGCAGGCAGTGAGAAAATGCCTAACAACTATGCAAACTTAAAACTTGGTAGGTTATCTTTTTATGATGACCACTAGATAAAATGTACTTCTTTTGCTATACAAAAAATCTTCATGTTCAttcaaatgaaatacaaaaaattagaaaattttgattttcgcCAACAAAGGATAATGCTTTTAATCATAAAGAACTTGTGCATGAAAGAGGGAAACTTCAATCTCGTAAATCAAGTGTATATAAATCACTGCATAAGCATcccaaataaaaatcacatcaaTGGCTAGTTTAATCCTGAGATATTAAACCAATTAAGCACATAacataaaccctaaacaagaacATCAAACAAAGCCCTAAAAAAACACTTCCTTCTGCAATCAAATCAAAAGATACTCACATTAGAAAAAGCTAAAAGACTAATTTATGGTTGCTAGAAAAATCAGATGGATTCCTACTTTTGGATAATAATCACAAAGAACAAAATAtattcaattaaagaaatcTATACACCAACAACAACTACAATAACTCAATCTCTAAATAGACAAGCCATTAATCTCAAACATCAAACAATACCAAATCAAGATCTAGAAAAGAACAATGACAATTCTACAACTTGGCCAAAGATCCGAGGAAGAGGAtgcttacctcaacaataaaagGGAAACAATCCTTGATGATGAGATCCTTCTCTCGTCCTGCCGCTGACACCACATGCAAATAGGGAGAGAAAGATGAGGCTAAGCCTCAATTTTCCTAAATTGCAATTTTTAACAGAAGAAGGTGAAGACGGAGATAGCTTCACTGATGGCCACAAAAGTTTCTTAAATATAACACTATGGCCACAAACCTTTTTTTCCAATGTTATGGTCAATTATCGTTTCTTCGGGTGCACTCATGATCACAATGATCGATTTTGAGGCTATTTTCAGTGGATTTGCTGAGATGAAGGCCCGCGATACATATTAAATTCATTCTCTTTTCATATGTGGCATCCAACTCACCAATATTTTAAACCTTACGCCGTGTCAGCACATCTTCTCCTTCACTAACTCTAACTCTCAGAACACCCTTTGTTTCCTCCTCTCTAATGATCTCCTCGGCACCAATGATCACACCCACCTCCTTCACATCTCCTATCTCCTATATGAACCCACTATCTCTCTCCTCCCACCCTACTTCCACCTTGGCCACGAGCTCGGTTATGGAGAGTTCAGAATCACTGCCTATGCTTTGATCCAAACACCAGCGAGACCTCGCATACAAATCTATCTCGAAATGCAAGCTTTGAACTACTATCAATATCGAggatgttgataagtgcttgtgtgataagaatggaaggtgttcttttcttaagatgagcattagttttagcaggtttaattgctaatacatgtgtatttgtgttcttttgcgcatgtagggttgtgaagctaagtattgagaaaaaaaagccaaaagtagatcgtaaactcATTATTTGGTggatcttggaaggaacaaacatgaagacacaagtgggacacCAGGATACATGAATATGTGATAACCTCTATGAATTCAAGTctttacaatgagttggaggggtacaaaggcagtcacatttgtgtatcccgacttgtgcaatgataacaagatcttcaccaacgaagcctttgattgaagaagagttgtgatctatggcataatagtgttcccgtttatgttgccttgaagaaaagtgtggaattgggagtgttttggccgagtattgtagtaggtactgtagtGAAACACCGTAGCAAGTACTTTAGTAGCTACTATTCAAAGTCAGCCAAAAACAGGATTTCCAAAGAATCTacatgggcgtatggaaattccccactcccatgtgtaaattccacaagcccgtgtggcagatacacaggggcgtgtggatgcccgattccaaccctatttaagccgtgatacAACCCTGATTTTGGaaatctttttcccctcttctcttccacttttctccatcatttgggaagccgtcggctatggtttggagaggcttttgtcAAGTCTTTGtagtggtttgagggatttgacATAGTGATTCGCTTGGAAGAATGTTATTGGGGGGCTTTTGTCAGCATAgacaaggagacctttggagaagacttggctacttcacaagaccatcggcacgaatgccgagggggttttcttatggaacacttgtttttactttcgatttcattgtttattgtattgtgctctatggagagctaaaccccctagtgggtagttggattttgtaaaccctaggatattattgtttcattgatcttttattatgctttccttaattgatgtttcaattgatttccaatcttgagtgcttgtggaatgatttctcccctagagtgacactagggttgagagtctatcttggtaaccattgtagatgagtgacacactacgagagtTAGATATTGCTTGATttgagatggttgagagggtgagtcgagaggtagcggagcgtcccctttcccctatggtgtgatttatcctaccttcatttccttgagttcttggcggtcacaatagagtgaagatctagaggatgaactccgttgggcttagttacgtgagcaacagagtgtagcgttgaagggactctagtgtctgtggcttagatgtgactaggggcctttcgcctcgaccaaagggttaggtctatagataggaagagggtttatcattttgattccctagaactccatgtagctttacacagtgtgaggtgttgagactgagcgatttctccaccgggatatagtgtagagttagtcacagttgaccttagatttgggaccgtatgcttaaagatttccacgactcattaagcattaattaggaagtacagtagttggtcttgcactcgaaacattaatcctagggggagcattgccaaGTACCCTACTTTTATCGACTGCCTTGCCTCTCACTTATTTTTGCccttcattcttgtttctttttatctttcttttcattacattttatcaacactatcattgttcactttcacgttgttaagtagcaatttaagtatttttattccctactccctgtggatacgataccccactcacctgggatttattactcgacaaacccgtgcacttgcgggtcacacacaaggggcattgtcagatGTCCATAGTGATGTCTCCATCATGCGtgtttgatgagtgtacaatgttcatgtatttcatatcattttttacactcaattggcatgtattataataatattatggaatttgatgctaaatgcAATGTGTTTTGTATTACACAGGCTTAAGGCAGTGCTTAAGATGAGTGAGAACTAAAGGAGCATTCTATACCTAAAACGATGAGTTTGGAGCTCTCTtagcatcattagaacaaggacaaggtaaACCGGGTGGCTTACAGGCAGTTTACAGTCGtccttatggccgtaagtcaaTTCCTGAAGATCTTGCAAGAATGCTTATACCCACAAGCGAGATTCAGAGCTAAGATATAGGACCTTACGGGCAAGGCTTACACCCATAAGGATACTtataaggaccatccagaggagtttacgacCACAGCTTATGCATGTAAGAGCAGTCACAAGAAGCTGAACAGTAaagcttacagccgtaagctgGATCGCAACACATAAAGAAGATCTTACGGATAGGACTTACAGTTGTAAGTCATCCCATAAGGCTCACGACAATTTTCTCTAGCTCTCTTGTGCCATAagtagtcgggtataaatagaacttatttGGATTTCTAGGGCATTCTCTATTCTACGTTTCAATTATTTTAGGGTGACTCTTGGAGGTGAGGTTAAGGAAGAAAAGGCCAAATCTACAGCACTTTTTGagtgatttggagagggatttgatactacattcaaggggattgaagatcatagTTGTGGAGCTCATCTTGACAAAGTACGTGGAAGCTTATTCGGTGACTCCTCATCCTAGGGATTAAAAAAGAGGTTTTCACGGATCTCATGTTTTCCTCTATTCTTTATATCTTCAATGCTTGCTCTCcgttaatggagggctaatttgtagatgtttgggcatagttgaactctaggatttattttcttgactttggttgttgtatctttgatgctttaattgattcctTATTTGCAattatatctatttgagtctaattgtatAAATGAATGCTTTATTGCTaacgaggcgaaagccctagctatcatacctTATATTGCTATGTGACGAGATGAAATTCCCACCTAGAATAGGCTTACCATAATTCAAGAGGATAATGGGTACATCTCTAGTTAAGGTATTTAGGAGAGGTTATCTCCTACAATCCTTCCAAGTGGATTGTTGGTAATTTTTTAGCTCTTTGCAATCCATGTGGAGGGGATTTGAGGAGAAATCGCATTACTgctctgtattcagattagaTAAAATCTCTCTTtagggggagattatctacttataTTTAGTctacaataaggtttcatagagtgttaatgtgattccgtggatgtctgtatcaactCTATACTTATTTAGTTACATTTCGCCTGAGAAATCaaggttttgtatatttcttgAAACCTTTCGGGTCAAATAGGATTGTATGTTTTGATAACCATTATcgtgtacttcataaccctagggggatgcTATGCACAGgcatcactttcttccttgatttctctcctactATTTACCATATTTTCTcgttttcatttactcttctttgtggaccgacactctatACTTACGCACACTATATTATGCAATCGAtatgtacacttgcatccctgtCAAGTTTTTGCCTGCTTTACTATGGAAACTTAGTGATATTAGGAAAACTTGAATATTTGTTACTttatccatttcttttctttccttatgtgtttattttttcccTCTTTGAAAGTTTTCTGatgctttttcttttgtttgattttagtgTATGCCACAATAGGGCAAACCACCAAGATTGGTAAAAAAACTAGAGCAGTATAGAGAGGGTGATCGGAACCAGATTGAGAATAGTTTTGCTAAATGAAATAGGATCTTGGATAGTGAATGTCGAGGAAGAGTAGTTAGACACTATGGAAGATTAAGGGAATCAACATAGGACCCTTTCGAATTATACTTGCCCCACTCTTGACGGTTCTCAATCATATATAGTGCGCCCACCAATTACAATAAACAACTTTGAGCTTAAGCCTGTGTTTGTAGAGATGGTTCAGAATTCAATACAGTTCCATGGATTACAAAATGAGGATCCCAAGAGTCATATTGGGGTATTCCTCGAAGTATGTAACATGCTTAAGATCAACAATATTTCTGATAATGCCATTAGACTTTGCTTATTCCCATTTTCACAGAAAGGAAGAGCTAAATAGTGGCTTCAAGCTCTTCCTCGAGCATCTATCATGACTTGGGAATATCTTATCAGAGCATTCTTGGCCCGTTATTTCACTCCCGAAAGAATGACCAAGCTGCCCCAAGATACTACAGCTTATGCATAGTCAGATATTGAATCATTATTTGAGTCATGGGACAGATTTAAAGATTTGTTGAATAAATGTCCACACCATAACTTCCTTGAATGAATGGAAGTTATGATTTTCAATCAAGGTCTTAATCAGAGTACTCGACAGCTTATTGATTTGGCAGTGGGAGGATCACTTGGCAGTAAGACCCCAGAGGCGGGCAAGCAGTTGATAGAAGTAATAGCCATGAACAATTATCAATGAAATTTGAGGGGCAAGTCAGTTACAAAGCCAACTAGGATGATTGAGGTTAGTGAAGTCTCAACATTAGTAGCCCAGGTGGAAGCTTTGAGCAAAAAAGATTGACAGCTTGTTTACTCAGAGATCAGCTATAGTCATGGCATGAGATACGTGTGGGGGAGGATACGCCTCGGCAGATTGTTCTATTGTAGGAGCGGCTCATGGACCCATAAAGCAAGAAGATTTTGTTGGTAGTGCCCTCCAACAACAAGGAAACCCCTAAAGTGGCATCTGCAACTCAGGTTGGTGGAATCTCCCAAATTTCTCTCGGGAAAATCAAGGGCAACAGCAGAAGCTCCCACCAGGATTCCCTCCTTACCAACAAAATAACAAGAGACCTGCATTGGAGGAAGTGCTTGCCCCGTTCATTCAAAGCACGGATGTTAAGTTTCAGAAGTCTGAAAACTGATTCTAGAGCATAGATTCATCGATGAGAAACCAACAGGCTTCTCTTCAGAACTTAGAGAATCAGGTGGGACAAATAGCTAAACTCTTATCCAAACACCCTCAAGAAAGTTTATCGATGAGTAACTAAAGGCAATTACCCTTTAGAGTGGTAAAAAAGTGGGGGTGTGTAGTAAAAAGAtgatggagaagaaaaaggagcaAGAAATTAAGGTTGTTGAGAATCCGGCAAGGGAAAGTGAGCCTACTCCGATTGTTGAAAAGAGAATATTGCCACCATTGAAGGAGTATGTTCCCAACCTCCCTTACCCATCAAGATTTAAGAATGATCATATGAATGAACACTTCAAGAAATTTCTGGACTTGTTAGAGCCATTGCACATTAATGTACCGTTTGCGGAAGCCTTGTCTCAAATTCCAAAGTACGtgaagtttctcaaggacctaaTAACATACAAGTGGAAATTTGAGGAGGTGTCAATGGTGACATTGAGCTAAGGAAGTTTAACATTGCTTCAAAATTGAATGCCGAGGAAGCAAAAAAGATCCAGGGAGTTTTACTATCCCTTGTAACATTGGTGATTTGGTTAATGAAAAAGCCCTAGCAGATCTAGGTGCTAGTATAAATGTGATGCCCTACACCTTGTTTAGGAGACTTGGACTTTTTGACCTTCAACCAACTAGGATGACATTACAACTAGCTAACGACTCGATTAGACATCCTAGAGGAATTATAGAAGATGTTATGGTTAAGgttgacaaatttattttcctGGTAGATTTTGTGATTCTAGATGTAGATGAGGATGTTAAAGTTTCTCTCATTCTTGGTAGACCATTCCTAGCCACCTCCCAAGCCCTCATTGATGTTAGTAATGGTAAAATGATGCTTAGGGCTGGGGATGAGGAAGTTATGTTTGCTTTATCTGATGCAATGAAACATCCTTCTTCTTTTGGTGATACATGCTATTTACTTAATATAACTTACCCACTACTTGATGAATGTCTGCAGGAAACATTACACAAAGTGCCTTTCGAGGAGTCATTGGATGACCCTCAAATTGAAGAGACCACCTCGGTTCTTACGCCTACCATTATTGAGGAAATCACGCGATAGAAGCAATGGTGCGAGGTCGCTTCCCCCAAGAAAGGCAAAAGAAAACCTTCACCTAAGAAGGTAACACCCGAGTCAGTAAATTACATTGGTAAGCTCCCTATTTTCTCCGATCTCATACTTGGGCATTATTTCAGAGACATTGATTCTAGATATGAGGAGTGTTTTTACTTTGAGCCTTTTTGACATTCGTCGTTCAAGTACATTAAGCTCGGgacgttaaacaagagcttcttggaaggcaacccaagtaaatttttccatattttgttgagtttgagtatttagtagtagttttatagttttgtttgaatttgcAATAAATTGCTCGGCTTGTCATGATTTTCATGTAGTGGTTGGATGCTTGTGATTATAGATACTCATTTTATGCTTCCCAGGTCATATATGTATTTGAGCTTAATTGTAGCAAGTAGGAAAAACTCTGCTCAATTTTCCACGACTCTTCCATTCtacttacgcccataagcacAGTCGTAAGCCTCAAATAGAAAACTTTATGAGCATcttatgcccgtaagccacCCCGCAAGGGGAATTCAAAAAGCCTTATGAGTGCACTTACGGTCTGAACATCCTGGTGAGCACAATTTAAAGTTTCCTTATGGGCGGCTTACATCTGTAACCAAAACCATAAGAGCAGGATAGAGAACCATACATACTATAAGGCTAGGCCTCTTAAGATTGTACCCTAGGTTGTAAAAGAGATATACCCTTGCGGGGTAGGCCTTACAACCATAAGTAACCCGTATTTGTTTTTCCAAAGAGACTTATCGTCATGGCATACGCCTGtaagcacctagggtttaagtGCTGTAGGTAATCTTTAATCTTCATTCTCAACTATTATTTGGATGGGCACACCTccaaatgtgtgccaacctccaggtATTCAAGTGagtacaatgatttggaggggcacagaggcagtcacattcaagtatcccGATTtctgcattgatagcaagatcttcaccaatgcgGCCATTTATTAAACAAGCgacacgatctacggcataaacgtttgctcgtttatgttatctcaatgaaaaacatggatgCTGGAGTATTTCtggccggtattgtagcaggtattgcagcaaaacattgtagcaatttagTGTAGCAGTCATGTTCACGGCCggttgaaaatgagatttctaaaaaatccacacgggcgtgtggaaattccccacgcccgtgtggatgcccgattctagcctttttaaagccgcgattcagcccgatttcagcatcctttttttccatcttttctccaactttggagaggcttgtAACTAGGGTTCagagaggttttggcaaggcttttggaggggTTCTATGCCTTCGACACCataattctcttggaagatagcaattgggggagttttcgtcggcacagatccggcgaggtgtgccctaggcttgacaaggggacctttgaagaaggcgcggctactccacatgaccatcgacatgactatcgaggtggttttcctatggactatttatttttacttttgattttaggattaattgtatcttgctctatggagagctaaacccctagtgggtacttctattggtgaaccctaggatgtatttgtttcattaaaccatttattatgctttccttaattgatattttaattgagttccaatcttgaatgcttgattgtttgaataatcccttagagtgacactaaggttgagagttcaccttggtaacccttgtgagttagtgacacaccatgaaggttagacatagctagattggagagggttgagagggtgagtgacaaggtccccttgcgtatatcccgcaagtgcacgggtttgtcgaagtaataatccaggatgagcgggtatcgaatccacagggagtaggggataaaaacacttaattcgattcttagctatgtgaaagatcaatgatgataagtgtgacaatgattcaattctcaacaataaaaacaacaagtaagagagcaaaagtaaagaagggggtaaggcaatcgataaagatggggtactcggataatgctccgcctacgataatcatttcaagtgcaagaaccctctattatgctttctaatcaatgcaatagtgagttgtggaaatccttaaatacatagtcccaaatctaaggtcaactatgcctaactctatacatgtccaggaggagagattagataacctctcaagctcgcactcgcatagagttgcaatgagctctagagattccaagtgataaatctcttcctaattatagacctaaccctttagtccaggtggaaggtccctaaccatgattaagccctagatactaagatcacctcaacgcttcactccattgcacgcgcaactaaaccccagcggagggtcatcccttagaccattcattctattatggccgcaaagaactcgaggaatggaggtagaatctataacgtcagaggagaaaggggacgctcctgtacctcttgactcaccctctcaaccctctccaacctagctttgtctaacgctcgtggtgtgtcactcactcacaagttaccaataagaactctcaaccctagtgtcactctaggggaaatgttcatacaatcaagcattcaaggttggaactcacaataaacatcaatttattgaaagcataataaagagattcaaagaaacaaatacatcctagggttcacaaatacccaagtacccactaggggtttagctctccatggagctaagtacaatcaaggaaattgaatgtaaaagcaatgaatccatagagaaaccccctcgacgGTCATGTCTATGGTCTTGTGGATAGTCCTCTagtcgtcgtccaaggattccctcatccggcataggatacgcctcgatggaagctcccctaccaacgttcttcctaaggaatgatgatgtcggagccgtagaacctctccaaaaccctagccaataccactcaaaaccctagccgaagccctctctcaagttggggaaaaaatggagaagagAATACTAAAATCCGGGCTAATtcgcttttaaatagggctggaatcgggcgactacacgggcgtggatgctttacaggcccgtgcggaatttccacacgggcgtggataatttccacacgcccgtgtggattctctgaactcctgttttttcgaccggctgtgaacagtgctactgcAGTACTTGCTACTGTATTGCTaaagtgctctgctatagtatctggcctgaatagcttcccgaatccatactttcatcggagtaacgcaaacgggcacacgttcacatcgtggatcacttacttcttcaatgataggcaaattggtggagctcttgttctatgtgcataagtcggaatgctcgagtgtgactgcttttgtgcccctacaattggatgtgccaaactcgaatatgaggaggttggcacacactctagcatctccatCCGACCTAtctcttcgtgtttgaaccttagcaagatttcctccaaaatcggtgcattgtgatccacattgccttctttccttaatactcggtctcacaaccctacttgcataaaagtaacataaaaacacacatattagtgtaaaaacccgagaaaagtaatgctcaagataacgaatgaacgcttcgcattcatatcgcacaagcacttatcagtgagtctagaggtagcggagcgtcccctttcccctctggtgtgatttatcatacctccatttcctcgagttctttacggtcacaatagagtgaagtgctagagGATGAAcaccactggggcttagttgcgcgagcgacagagtgaagcattgaattGAACTCTAGcatatggggcttaattgtgtttaggggcctttcaccta includes the following:
- the LOC120267262 gene encoding uncharacterized protein LOC120267262, which gives rise to MEKKKEQEIKVVENPARESEPTPIVEKRILPPLKEYVPNLPYPSRFKNDHMNEHFKKFLDLLEPLHINVPFAEALSQIPKRLGLFDLQPTRMTLQLANDSIRHPRGIIEDVMVKVDKFIFLVDFVILDVDEDVKVSLILGRPFLATSQALIDVSNGKMMLRAGDEEVMFALSDAMKHPSSFGDTCYLLNITYPLLDECLQETLHKVPFEESLDDPQIEETTSVLTPTIIEEITR